From the genome of Apodemus sylvaticus chromosome 3, mApoSyl1.1, whole genome shotgun sequence, one region includes:
- the C3H1orf109 gene encoding ribosome biogenesis protein C1orf109 homolog, which translates to MAHDQPLLAVQEALKKCFPVVEEQQELWQSTLQDCSPLLSSLSNLAEQLQAGQRLRFEDVPALRPFPDLQERLRRKQLEAGDIVLDKLAERLATLLKVRNTVSSHVEQVFQAYEQHASVLDIETILRPSVVSPSVADMLEWLQDIDRLYLRRYLKRKYLLSSIHWGDLAGIQALPKAWDQISEDECQSSVSDILVSVSFFLEEPGGRAVSGDLEHRS; encoded by the exons ATGGCTCATGACCAGCCTCTGCTGGCTGTGCAGGAGGCCCTGAAGAAGTGCTTCCCTGTGGTGGAGGAACAGCAGGAACTGTGGCAGAGCACCCTGCAGGACTGCTCGCCCCTCCTGTCCTCTCTCAGTAACCTGGCCGAGCAGCTGCAAGCTGGACAGAGGCTGCGGTTTGAGGACGTGCCGGCCCTTCGCCCCTTTCCAGACTTACAGGAGCGGTTGCGGCGCAAGCAGCTGGAGGCTGGTGACATTGTCCTGGACAAGCTAGCTGAGAGGCT AGCCACCCTGCTCAAGGTTCGTAACACTGTCAGCAGCCACGTGGAGCAGGTGTTTCAGGCCTATGAGCAGCACGCGTCGGTGCTCGACATTGAGACCATCCTCCGCCCCTCGGTTGTGAGCCCTTCTGTGGCTGACATGTTGGAGTGGCTGCAAGACATCGACAGACTTT ATCTGCGAAGGTACCTGAAGAGAAAGTACCTCCTCTCCTCTATCCACTGGGGAGACTTGGCCGGCATCCAAGCACTGCCCAAGGCCTGGGACCAAATTTCAGAAGATGAGTGCCAAAGCTCTGTGTCAG ATATCCTGGTGAGTGTCTCCTTCTTCCTGGAGGAGCCAGGAGGTCGTGCAGTGTCTGGAGATCTGGAGCACCGCAGTTGA
- the Cdca8 gene encoding borealin: MAPKKRSSRGTKTNTLRSRKLASFLKDFDREVQVRMKQIESDRQTFLKEVDNFYNIEILRLPKALQEMNWLDYFALGGNKQALEEAATADQDIREINNLTAEAIQTPLKSVKKRKVIEVDESIKEEEEDEGERGGRKRKSQKNLRSAKVKRCLPPKKRTQSIQGRGRSKRLSHNFVTPAMSRLEPSLVKPTPGMTPRFDSQVFKTPGLRSPASKEQVYNISINGSPLTHSKEISLSVPIGGGASLRLLASELQRVDIAQLNPEALGSIKKLSSRLAQICRSIPTGR; the protein is encoded by the exons ATGGCTCCCAAGAAACGCAGCAGCCGCGGTACCAAAACCAACACGCTGCGGAGCCGGAAGCTCGCCTCCTTCCTGAAGGACTTCGACCGCGAGG TGCAAGTTCGAATGAAGCAAATTGAGTCCGACAGACAGACCTTCCTCAAGGAGGTGGACAATTTCTACAACATCGAGATCCTTCGGCTCCCCAAGGCGCTGCAAGAGATGAATTGGCTTGACTACTTCG CCCTAGGAGGAAACAAGCAGGCCCTGGAAGAGGCAGCCACA GCTGATCAAGACATCagagaaataaacaatttaacaGCTGAAGCTATTCAGACACCTTTGAAATCTGTTAAAA AGCGAAAGGTAATCGAGGTGGATGAATCgataaaggaagaagaagaagatgaaggagaaagaggaggaagaaaaagaaagagccagaagaATCTTCGATCTGCAAAA GTCAAAAGATGCCTTCCACCCAAGAAGCGAACCCAGTCCATACAgggaagaggcagaagcaaaaG GTTAAGCCATAACTTTGTGACGCCAGCTATGAGCAGGCTGGAGCCGTCTCTGGTGAAACCAACCCCAGGCATGacacctaggtttgattccca GGTTTTCAAAACTCCAGGTCTACGCTCTCCAGCATCCAAAGAGCAGGTTTACAACATCTCCATCAATGGCAGCCCTCTCACGCACAGCAAAGAGATCTCCCTCAGTGTGCCCATAGGTGGCGGTGCG AGCCTGCGCTTACTGGCCAGCGAACTGCAGAGGGTTGACATTGCTCAGCTGAATCCAGAGGCCCTGGGAAGCATTAAGAAGCTCTCG AGCCGCCTTGCCCAGATCTGCCGCAGCATACCGACGGGCCGATGA